In Chryseobacterium shigense, the following proteins share a genomic window:
- a CDS encoding thiamine diphosphokinase, which yields MKDKVLLFINGDPPKKLPDYGNYELIACTDGAFHYLKSMGFPLDKLDFISGDFDSHSGADENIYHEKFIHTPDQEKTDFHKALDIIAERGFNTVDVFGGSGGEQDHFLGNLTVAFRFKDRMDIKFYDEFSEYYFIPKNFSIQGIKDRMVSLYPFPSVENITTKGLNWPLTNDKLSITTEIGTRNFAVDDEVSIEYEKGDLLIFVGKKYL from the coding sequence ATGAAAGATAAAGTGCTGCTTTTTATCAATGGAGATCCTCCAAAAAAACTTCCGGATTATGGTAATTATGAGCTTATTGCCTGTACGGACGGTGCTTTTCATTATCTGAAGAGTATGGGCTTTCCCTTGGATAAACTGGATTTTATTTCCGGTGATTTCGATTCCCATTCAGGAGCAGATGAAAATATTTACCACGAAAAATTTATTCATACTCCGGATCAGGAAAAAACAGATTTTCATAAAGCGCTGGATATTATTGCAGAGAGAGGCTTTAATACAGTTGATGTTTTTGGTGGAAGCGGTGGCGAGCAGGATCATTTTCTGGGAAACCTTACTGTTGCATTTCGTTTTAAAGACCGGATGGATATTAAATTTTATGATGAATTTTCAGAATATTATTTTATTCCGAAAAACTTTAGCATACAAGGAATAAAAGACAGAATGGTTTCGCTGTATCCCTTTCCTTCTGTTGAAAATATTACAACAAAAGGACTAAACTGGCCTTTAACCAATGACAAACTGAGTATTACTACAGAAATCGGAACAAGGAATTTTGCCGTTGATGATGAGGTTTCAATCGAATATGAAAAAGGAGATCTGCTGATTTTTGTAGGAAAGAAATATTTGTAG
- a CDS encoding ABC transporter permease gives MNNIFLITKREFLTQVKKKSFIILTLLAPLLLVAFGSVIGLMFKANESHSIIEVVDKSGLFTNQLKSNDKLNYVFVSAADEKAKINNLKDNESLDGILILPELKDHNYNELENSTRLIVNTKMGFDTKQKIVSDITDVIKKEKMKQLGIEEIQLNSLDKGFTLKTINVSDNNKEDSDLAFGVKSGLSILLMYVTFMFIIIYGVRVMRSVLEEKNNRVVEIIISSVKPFELMMGKILGVTLVALTQFVIWITMSVIGALVLNTGFSSFQKNIPGGNEELASKLDITQIATQVSHSLLELNFPLIIFVFIVFFLLGYIFYSSIYAAIGSAVDNETETQQFTLFAILPLSLGMYGSFSLMNNPDGPLGFWLSIIPFTSPVAMIARIPFGVPAWQIALSIALLLGTTVLMIFLAGKIYRVGILMYGNKATLKEIWKWIRG, from the coding sequence ATGAACAATATTTTCTTAATTACAAAAAGGGAATTTCTTACACAGGTTAAGAAAAAATCCTTCATTATATTAACACTGCTCGCACCTCTTCTGCTGGTTGCTTTTGGATCTGTAATCGGGCTGATGTTTAAAGCTAATGAATCTCACAGCATCATTGAGGTTGTAGACAAAAGCGGACTTTTCACGAACCAGCTGAAATCCAATGACAAACTGAATTATGTATTTGTTTCCGCCGCAGACGAGAAAGCGAAGATCAATAACCTGAAAGACAATGAATCTCTGGACGGTATCCTAATCCTTCCTGAATTAAAGGATCATAATTATAATGAGCTTGAAAACAGCACAAGACTGATTGTGAACACTAAAATGGGCTTTGATACGAAGCAGAAGATCGTTTCTGATATTACTGATGTTATTAAAAAGGAAAAGATGAAACAGCTTGGCATTGAAGAAATCCAGCTGAACAGTCTTGATAAAGGGTTTACTTTAAAGACTATTAATGTTTCCGATAACAATAAAGAGGATTCTGATCTTGCTTTTGGTGTAAAAAGCGGTTTAAGCATCCTTTTGATGTATGTAACGTTTATGTTTATCATTATTTATGGAGTAAGGGTGATGAGAAGTGTTCTTGAAGAGAAGAACAACCGTGTGGTAGAGATTATTATTTCATCTGTCAAGCCTTTTGAGCTGATGATGGGTAAAATATTAGGGGTAACTCTTGTTGCTCTGACGCAGTTCGTGATCTGGATCACGATGTCTGTTATAGGAGCTTTGGTCTTGAATACCGGGTTTTCATCTTTCCAGAAAAACATTCCTGGTGGTAATGAAGAGCTGGCAAGCAAACTGGATATCACTCAGATTGCCACTCAGGTTTCGCACAGTCTTTTAGAACTGAATTTCCCATTGATTATTTTCGTATTCATTGTATTTTTCCTTTTGGGATATATTTTCTACAGCTCAATTTATGCGGCCATTGGCTCTGCAGTAGATAATGAGACGGAGACCCAGCAGTTCACTTTATTTGCTATTTTACCGCTTAGTTTGGGAATGTACGGCAGTTTTTCTTTGATGAACAATCCTGACGGCCCGTTGGGCTTCTGGCTGTCTATTATCCCGTTTACGTCCCCGGTTGCAATGATTGCCAGAATACCTTTTGGTGTTCCTGCATGGCAGATTGCTCTGTCTATTGCATTATTACTGGGAACTACTGTTCTTATGATATTCCTGGCCGGAAAAATTTACCGTGTAGGGATTTTAATGTATGGAAATAAGGCTACTTTGAAGGAGATATGGAAATGGATCAGAGGATAG
- a CDS encoding ABC transporter ATP-binding protein — translation MIYGTLFLTFLGALAAQVNPIVLKYTVDEVTKLTHLPHPMSEGVHILIVISIILLGKELLNIFINFGQKFYGEKIRINVSSVLAQSAIDKILMYRVAYFNDENHESGKLQIRIDRGIESLTRLVQNFFIDILPLFSNAIIALIIMYMQNVYVGMVSTIIVPIYFYISSLQAKKLGGVRRQLRNQRERKTSGLLNLINSIMVIKSFVREKFEGKKQYDLQMELMESQMFTRKTNFIYDGLKTFIEQFGVVLIILLTVYLVLDQQMTIGAIMLHIMLFNNISAPIRQLHRIYDDMNDAMIYAEGYFEILNADDETEPNGTFVEKEIKGNFELKNVDFSYPNGTQALHDVSMKIENGKTTALVGLSGAGKSTVINLLCKFYLPDSGEILLDGVNLNDYDNTFLRDDLGLVLQKNHIFQGSIEDNIRYGNMNATFEEIQEASRKAYLHDQILDLPDGYQHDATQLSGGQQQRIAIARLFLKNPPIIFLDEPTASLDAIATEQIKNSLDAIKEGRTVVIISHSLSQILDSDTIYVMKKGRVVESGTHDELVQLNGTYREIFDASARSLNLDKLVSTFKDN, via the coding sequence ATGATCTATGGGACGCTCTTTCTGACCTTTTTAGGAGCCCTTGCGGCGCAGGTAAACCCTATTGTTTTAAAATATACGGTAGATGAGGTAACAAAACTTACCCACCTTCCGCATCCCATGTCCGAAGGTGTTCATATCCTGATCGTGATTTCCATTATTTTATTGGGAAAAGAGTTGCTGAATATTTTCATCAACTTCGGACAGAAATTTTATGGTGAAAAAATAAGGATCAATGTAAGCTCTGTTCTGGCACAGTCGGCTATCGACAAAATACTGATGTATAGGGTAGCCTATTTCAACGATGAAAATCATGAATCCGGTAAACTACAGATTAGAATAGACCGTGGAATTGAAAGTTTAACAAGACTGGTACAGAATTTTTTCATTGATATTCTTCCGCTTTTTTCCAACGCTATCATCGCTCTGATCATCATGTATATGCAGAATGTATATGTGGGAATGGTTTCTACGATCATTGTACCTATTTATTTCTATATAAGTTCATTGCAGGCAAAAAAGCTGGGAGGAGTACGCCGCCAGCTCAGAAATCAGAGAGAAAGAAAAACTTCAGGACTTTTGAACCTGATCAATTCCATTATGGTGATTAAAAGTTTTGTGCGGGAAAAATTCGAAGGCAAAAAACAGTATGATCTACAAATGGAGCTGATGGAAAGCCAGATGTTCACCAGGAAAACCAACTTTATTTATGATGGCCTGAAAACTTTTATTGAACAGTTTGGAGTGGTTTTAATCATTCTTTTGACAGTTTATCTCGTTCTTGACCAGCAGATGACTATTGGTGCAATCATGCTTCATATTATGCTGTTCAACAATATTTCAGCACCTATTCGTCAGCTGCATAGGATTTATGATGATATGAACGATGCTATGATTTACGCTGAAGGCTACTTCGAGATTCTTAATGCAGATGACGAAACAGAACCGAATGGAACTTTCGTGGAAAAGGAGATCAAAGGAAATTTTGAATTGAAAAATGTAGATTTCAGCTATCCAAACGGAACACAGGCACTGCATGATGTTTCCATGAAAATAGAGAACGGAAAAACTACGGCACTGGTAGGACTGAGCGGAGCAGGAAAATCAACAGTTATTAACCTTTTATGCAAATTTTATCTTCCGGACTCAGGGGAAATCCTTCTGGATGGAGTCAATTTAAATGATTATGATAATACCTTCCTGAGAGACGATCTTGGCCTGGTACTGCAGAAAAACCATATTTTCCAGGGAAGCATAGAAGATAACATCCGCTATGGAAACATGAATGCCACTTTTGAAGAAATTCAGGAAGCTTCAAGAAAAGCTTATCTGCATGACCAGATTCTGGATCTTCCGGACGGCTACCAGCACGATGCAACACAACTTTCAGGAGGACAGCAGCAGAGAATTGCCATTGCCAGACTATTCCTGAAAAACCCGCCCATTATTTTCCTGGATGAACCAACTGCCAGCCTCGATGCTATTGCTACAGAGCAGATCAAAAATTCTTTGGATGCCATTAAAGAAGGCCGTACTGTAGTTATTATTTCCCATTCACTATCACAGATCCTGGATTCTGATACCATTTACGTGATGAAAAAAGGAAGAGTAGTAGAAAGCGGAACTCATGATGAACTGGTTCAGCTAAACGGAACCTACCGTGAAATTTTCGATGCTTCAGCAAGAAGCTTAAATCTGGATAAGCTGGTAAGCACCTTTAAGGATAACTAA
- a CDS encoding T9SS type A sorting domain-containing protein yields the protein MKKLLLLFIFLGAFVGFSNNMQAQLREPGSLSQKSDDGVLVAYPNPAKDFLLIKAKDSALKIKSVTFYSILGTQVANYSVNMNSGEINIEKLKPGKYLIRYILSDNTQKVTQIVKQ from the coding sequence ATGAAAAAACTTTTACTTTTATTTATATTTTTAGGCGCTTTCGTTGGGTTTTCCAATAATATGCAGGCACAGCTGAGAGAGCCGGGTTCCCTATCACAGAAGTCTGATGACGGTGTATTGGTAGCCTACCCAAATCCTGCAAAGGATTTCCTTCTGATCAAAGCAAAAGATTCTGCTTTAAAGATCAAAAGTGTAACCTTTTATTCAATTTTAGGAACACAGGTGGCTAACTATTCTGTCAACATGAACTCCGGAGAGATCAATATTGAAAAGCTGAAACCCGGAAAATATCTGATTCGCTATATCTTAAGCGATAATACCCAAAAGGTAACTCAAATCGTAAAACAATAA
- a CDS encoding tyrosine-protein phosphatase encodes MKNLIKISFLILSIFCIFSCKTQNFSTPEYGKTKNEKQIKIKKIHNLRAVENIKNSEGRTLKEGKFYRSAHLHKLKKKSFREFENLGIKEVIDLRNSKEIAAKPDQLPGDITYKKYSAFEDEGDQLTQAKKLVLKGKVNGSDADKRMIDFYREYVTENPEIIKKIITDILESDQPVLYHCTAGKDRTGITTALILTILKFDKETIYNDYLLSNNYRKKLVLKRLNLANNLHFLYPKMDVNVLEKLSWVETAYLDAAFDEINKKYGSTDAYIQQVLGISDNKREEYINKFTN; translated from the coding sequence ATGAAAAACCTTATCAAAATATCATTTCTAATCCTCTCAATATTCTGCATTTTCTCCTGTAAAACGCAAAACTTCTCCACCCCTGAATACGGAAAAACAAAAAACGAAAAACAAATTAAGATTAAAAAAATCCACAATTTGCGTGCAGTAGAAAACATTAAAAACTCAGAAGGAAGAACGTTAAAAGAAGGGAAATTTTACAGAAGTGCACATCTTCACAAGCTGAAGAAAAAATCGTTCAGAGAATTTGAAAACTTAGGGATAAAGGAAGTAATTGACCTTAGAAATTCAAAAGAAATAGCTGCTAAACCTGATCAGCTTCCGGGTGATATTACTTATAAAAAATATTCAGCATTTGAAGATGAAGGAGATCAGCTGACTCAAGCCAAAAAACTGGTTCTGAAAGGAAAAGTGAACGGTTCTGATGCAGATAAAAGAATGATTGATTTCTACCGTGAATATGTAACGGAAAATCCGGAAATCATCAAAAAGATTATCACGGATATCCTGGAATCCGACCAGCCGGTTCTGTATCACTGTACCGCAGGAAAAGACAGGACAGGAATTACAACCGCCTTGATTTTAACGATATTGAAATTTGACAAAGAAACAATATATAATGATTATCTTTTATCCAATAACTACAGGAAAAAACTTGTCCTTAAAAGATTAAATCTGGCAAATAATTTACATTTTTTATACCCTAAAATGGATGTCAATGTCCTTGAAAAACTAAGTTGGGTAGAAACAGCATACCTTGATGCCGCTTTTGATGAAATCAATAAAAAATATGGCTCAACAGATGCATATATTCAACAGGTGTTGGGGATTTCAGACAATAAGCGGGAAGAATATATTAATAAGTTTACAAATTAA
- a CDS encoding TM2 domain-containing protein, with protein sequence MENYGYTKTEGTQNPNPQNNMPYRSEKKIPAAILGILVGWLALNKFYLGYTKEGIIQLVLNIITFGAASIIPFIEGILYLFMSDKQFDDTYVYGRKGWL encoded by the coding sequence ATGGAAAATTACGGTTATACAAAAACAGAAGGTACACAGAATCCAAATCCACAAAACAATATGCCTTACCGTTCCGAAAAGAAAATTCCTGCAGCAATATTAGGAATTCTTGTAGGGTGGCTTGCTTTAAATAAATTCTATCTGGGTTATACCAAAGAAGGCATTATCCAGCTTGTCTTAAATATCATTACTTTTGGAGCAGCCTCTATTATTCCTTTTATTGAAGGCATTTTGTACCTGTTTATGAGTGATAAACAGTTTGATGACACGTATGTTTATGGAAGAAAAGGCTGGCTGTAA
- the hemB gene encoding porphobilinogen synthase — protein MIHSRNRRLRVNESIRSLVRESILTTDDFVMPIFVMEGENQQEAIPSMPGIFRRSIDLTVKECKELFSLGVKSVNLYMKVSEHLKDNTGKEAWNKDGLMQQTIKAIKDAVPEMIVMPDVALDPYSIYGHDGIIENGKIVNDATNDALARMSVSHAEAGADIVAPSDMMDGRVLTIREALEENGFTDVGILSYSAKYASSFYGPFRSALDSAPKDSMEIPKDKKTYQMDFHNSREALNEVFKDIDEGADIIMIKPGLPYLDIVSKVREAIDLPIAVYNVSGEYAMVKAAAQNGWLDNDKTIIESLTCFKRAGADMIFTYFAKEAAMILNK, from the coding sequence ATGATACATTCAAGAAATAGAAGGCTTAGAGTTAATGAATCTATCAGAAGTCTGGTAAGAGAAAGTATTCTTACAACTGATGATTTTGTAATGCCTATCTTCGTAATGGAGGGCGAAAACCAGCAGGAGGCAATCCCGTCGATGCCGGGAATTTTCAGGAGGAGCATAGATCTGACGGTGAAGGAATGTAAAGAATTATTTTCTTTGGGCGTAAAATCTGTCAATCTGTACATGAAGGTATCAGAACATTTGAAAGACAATACCGGAAAAGAAGCCTGGAACAAGGACGGATTAATGCAGCAAACCATCAAAGCGATCAAGGATGCGGTTCCGGAAATGATCGTGATGCCTGATGTAGCCTTAGATCCTTATTCAATCTATGGCCACGATGGGATTATTGAAAACGGAAAGATTGTGAATGATGCTACCAATGATGCGCTGGCAAGAATGTCTGTATCACATGCAGAAGCAGGAGCTGACATTGTGGCACCAAGCGATATGATGGACGGAAGAGTTCTTACCATCCGTGAAGCCCTGGAAGAAAACGGATTTACAGATGTTGGAATTTTAAGCTATTCCGCAAAATATGCAAGTTCTTTCTACGGACCTTTCAGAAGCGCTCTGGACAGTGCTCCAAAAGACAGTATGGAAATTCCGAAAGATAAAAAGACCTACCAGATGGATTTCCACAATTCCCGCGAAGCTTTGAACGAAGTATTTAAAGATATTGATGAAGGTGCTGATATCATTATGATCAAACCCGGACTTCCTTACCTTGATATTGTTTCCAAAGTCCGCGAAGCTATTGATCTTCCGATAGCGGTATACAATGTGAGCGGGGAGTACGCAATGGTAAAAGCAGCTGCACAGAATGGCTGGCTGGATAATGATAAGACAATCATTGAAAGTCTGACATGCTTCAAAAGAGCCGGAGCAGATATGATTTTTACCTATTTTGCGAAGGAAGCAGCAATGATTTTAAACAAATAG
- a CDS encoding ABC transporter ATP-binding protein gives MLKAEHIRKTYSAGKKIALDDFSIHVPQGSIYGLLGPNGAGKTSFIRIINQITQADSGDVFINGNKLNPSHIRDIGYMPEERGLYKNMSVGDQILYFGELKGMTKNDALNEAKKWFEKLNIDQWWKKKLSELSKGMAQKIQFVVTVLHRPHLLILDEPFSGFDPVNANLIKDQIIDLKNNGTTIILSTHRMESVEEMCDYVALINNSKKIIDGKVFDVREKFKKNIFGITLSEVDETKFENFKIKHEIFNFSNENNLVSFDLKNESGQNDILLDLVNVGKVRSFDEKIPSMNEVFINAVSNHS, from the coding sequence ATGCTTAAAGCTGAACATATCAGAAAGACGTATAGTGCCGGAAAAAAAATAGCATTGGATGATTTCAGCATCCATGTACCACAAGGCAGTATTTATGGTCTTCTAGGGCCGAACGGAGCCGGAAAAACCTCCTTTATCCGTATCATCAATCAAATTACACAGGCAGATTCCGGGGATGTATTCATCAATGGAAACAAGCTTAATCCAAGCCATATCAGGGATATTGGTTATATGCCCGAAGAAAGGGGGCTGTATAAGAACATGAGCGTAGGCGACCAGATTCTTTATTTTGGCGAACTGAAAGGAATGACCAAAAACGATGCTTTAAATGAAGCAAAAAAATGGTTTGAAAAGCTGAATATAGATCAGTGGTGGAAGAAAAAACTTTCCGAACTATCAAAAGGAATGGCACAGAAAATCCAGTTTGTGGTTACCGTTCTTCACCGTCCGCATCTTCTGATTCTGGATGAGCCTTTTTCCGGTTTTGACCCGGTGAACGCCAATTTAATTAAAGATCAGATTATCGACCTTAAAAATAACGGAACTACGATTATTCTTTCTACCCACAGAATGGAAAGTGTGGAAGAAATGTGTGATTATGTAGCACTGATTAACAATTCCAAGAAAATTATCGACGGAAAGGTTTTTGACGTAAGGGAAAAATTCAAGAAGAATATTTTTGGAATCACTCTCTCCGAAGTGGATGAAACGAAGTTTGAAAATTTTAAAATAAAGCATGAGATTTTCAACTTTTCCAATGAAAACAATCTGGTTTCTTTTGATCTGAAAAACGAAAGCGGACAGAACGATATTCTTCTGGATCTTGTGAACGTGGGAAAAGTAAGATCATTTGACGAAAAAATCCCAAGCATGAATGAAGTGTTTATTAATGCCGTAAGTAACCATTCTTAA
- a CDS encoding DinB family protein has translation MTTTATATKQFMTSDQLLEHWQGHRNLTRRVIEAFPEKDLFEFSVGGMRPFAKLAIELISIGGPALKGIIDQNMEAYNEEGFNPTTKEDLLKKWDEETEVINRYFSQISEERFQETFNLFGQYEFPVYQNILYFVDNEIHHRGQGYTYLRALGIEPPFFWERF, from the coding sequence ATGACAACTACAGCAACAGCCACCAAACAGTTCATGACATCCGATCAATTATTAGAGCACTGGCAGGGACACAGAAACCTGACCAGAAGAGTAATAGAAGCTTTTCCTGAAAAAGATTTATTTGAATTTTCCGTAGGCGGCATGAGACCTTTCGCAAAGCTGGCGATAGAGCTTATCAGCATTGGCGGACCTGCTTTAAAAGGAATTATTGATCAGAATATGGAAGCTTACAACGAGGAAGGGTTCAACCCAACAACGAAAGAAGATCTTCTTAAAAAATGGGACGAAGAAACGGAAGTAATCAACCGTTATTTCAGCCAGATTTCTGAGGAACGCTTCCAGGAAACTTTTAATTTGTTCGGACAATATGAATTCCCGGTATACCAGAATATTCTTTATTTCGTAGATAATGAAATTCACCACCGCGGACAGGGATATACGTATCTGAGAGCATTAGGAATTGAGCCTCCTTTCTTCTGGGAAAGATTCTAG
- a CDS encoding helix-turn-helix transcriptional regulator — translation MNDHYLKKIDRVTAILTQLQSKPTVRAQDLAAKFDVSIRTIYRDVKTLENAGIPIIGEAGNGYSLMDGYKLPPIMFTKEEVLSFITAEKLMQKFSHQSLGSHYQIAMEKVRSVLRNSDKNLIQNIEKQIDVYNHYPQTNDSIKNVIPTILESIADKTQLIIEYKTVDSRVTNRTIEAVGIFFEFNYWYIMAFCTMRKDFRQFRVDRILQILKTQNPFSQEYGQINDYRRYSDGEKTKVRLLVDKKIIGHIVNSRKYYGFIEEMETENGIEMIFETEWIEEGFPRWLITFADYAAILEPESLRLKLNDIVSRISGKHQ, via the coding sequence ATGAACGACCACTATCTTAAAAAAATAGACCGGGTAACCGCTATTCTCACACAATTACAGTCAAAGCCGACGGTAAGGGCACAGGATCTTGCTGCCAAATTTGATGTCAGTATCCGTACGATTTATCGTGATGTGAAAACATTGGAAAATGCAGGAATTCCCATCATAGGCGAGGCCGGAAACGGATATTCCCTGATGGATGGTTATAAGCTTCCGCCCATTATGTTTACCAAAGAAGAGGTCCTCAGTTTTATCACTGCCGAAAAACTGATGCAGAAATTCTCACATCAAAGTCTCGGAAGCCATTATCAGATTGCAATGGAAAAAGTACGTTCAGTGCTTCGGAATTCAGATAAGAACCTGATTCAGAATATTGAAAAACAGATTGATGTTTATAATCATTATCCACAGACCAATGATAGTATCAAAAATGTAATTCCAACCATCCTGGAAAGTATTGCAGACAAAACACAGCTGATTATTGAATACAAAACCGTTGATTCCAGGGTTACCAACAGAACTATCGAAGCCGTAGGTATTTTCTTTGAGTTCAATTACTGGTATATCATGGCTTTCTGTACAATGCGAAAAGATTTCAGACAGTTTCGGGTTGACAGAATTCTGCAGATTTTAAAAACTCAGAACCCTTTTTCCCAGGAATACGGGCAGATCAATGATTACAGAAGGTATTCAGACGGAGAGAAAACCAAAGTCAGACTTTTGGTTGATAAAAAAATAATCGGACATATTGTTAATTCCAGGAAATATTACGGATTTATTGAAGAAATGGAGACAGAAAATGGAATTGAAATGATCTTTGAAACAGAATGGATTGAGGAAGGTTTCCCTCGCTGGCTGATCACTTTTGCGGATTATGCAGCCATTTTGGAACCTGAAAGCCTCAGACTGAAGCTGAATGATATTGTCAGCAGAATCTCAGGTAAGCACCAATAA
- a CDS encoding arginine decarboxylase, protein MKIKYSELIDQTLYFPTEEFNVSENNLLFHDVPLMEVVEKFGTPLKISYLPRISQNIQKAKSWFREAFEKTGYKKNYTYCYCTKSSHFNFVLEEALKNDISIETSSAYDMDIVKSLYEKGKVDKNIEVICNGFKTDDYLVKISEMINSGFENITPILDNYRELDKLTESIDTTFDIGIRIASEEEPKFEFYTSRLGIGYKDIIPYYSQKIAEHPNARLKMLHFFINTGIKDTAYYWNELYKCLRVYARLKKIAPEVDSLNIGGGFPIKTSLNFEYDYQYMVEEIVSQIKKFCEEEGVEEPNIYTEFGSFTVGESGANLYKIISQKRQNDREKWNMIDSSFMTTLPDTWAISRHFIMLPLNRWEDTYERVFLGGLTCDSDDYYNSEQHTNAIYLPVFSDTKPLYIGFFHTGAYQETIGGYGGVHHCLMPQPRHVLIQKDENGELQYEIFREKQEPEDILKILGYK, encoded by the coding sequence ATGAAAATAAAGTACTCGGAACTTATTGATCAGACATTGTATTTCCCTACAGAGGAATTTAATGTTTCTGAGAACAATTTGTTGTTTCACGATGTTCCTTTAATGGAAGTCGTTGAAAAATTTGGCACTCCACTGAAAATCAGCTACCTGCCAAGAATTTCTCAAAATATCCAGAAGGCGAAAAGCTGGTTCAGGGAAGCTTTTGAGAAAACCGGATATAAAAAGAATTATACCTACTGTTACTGTACAAAATCCAGTCATTTCAATTTTGTGCTTGAAGAAGCTCTTAAGAATGATATTTCTATAGAAACTTCTTCCGCCTATGATATGGATATTGTAAAATCTCTTTATGAGAAAGGGAAAGTAGATAAAAATATTGAAGTGATCTGTAACGGGTTCAAAACTGATGATTATCTGGTGAAAATTTCAGAAATGATCAACAGCGGTTTTGAAAATATTACCCCGATTCTGGATAACTACCGTGAATTGGACAAGCTTACAGAAAGTATTGATACCACTTTCGATATCGGGATCAGGATTGCTTCAGAAGAAGAACCGAAATTCGAATTTTATACCTCAAGATTAGGAATCGGATACAAAGATATCATCCCTTATTACAGCCAGAAAATCGCAGAACACCCGAATGCAAGATTGAAAATGCTTCATTTCTTCATCAATACAGGGATCAAAGATACAGCCTATTACTGGAACGAATTGTACAAATGTCTTCGCGTATACGCCCGTTTGAAGAAAATTGCTCCAGAGGTAGATTCTCTGAATATTGGTGGAGGTTTTCCTATCAAAACTTCTTTAAATTTCGAATACGACTATCAGTATATGGTAGAAGAAATCGTTTCCCAGATCAAGAAATTCTGCGAAGAGGAAGGAGTGGAAGAACCTAATATTTATACGGAATTCGGAAGCTTTACAGTAGGAGAGAGCGGAGCCAACCTTTACAAAATCATTTCTCAGAAACGCCAGAACGACAGAGAAAAATGGAATATGATTGATTCTTCATTCATGACCACACTTCCTGATACATGGGCTATCTCAAGACATTTTATCATGCTTCCGCTGAATAGATGGGAAGATACCTATGAAAGAGTTTTCCTGGGTGGATTAACCTGTGATTCGGATGATTATTATAATTCTGAGCAGCATACCAATGCCATCTACCTGCCCGTTTTCAGTGATACAAAACCTCTGTATATTGGATTTTTCCATACAGGAGCCTATCAGGAAACAATCGGAGGATACGGTGGAGTTCACCATTGCCTGATGCCGCAGCCAAGACATGTCCTGATCCAGAAAGATGAAAACGGAGAGCTTCAGTATGAAATTTTCCGTGAAAAACAGGAACCTGAAGATATTTTGAAAATTTTAGGATATAAATAA
- a CDS encoding cob(I)yrinic acid a,c-diamide adenosyltransferase — protein sequence MKIYTKTGDKGQTALYGGTRVSKASARVDSYGNIDELNSFIGISKSHIEDEEVLKQLKKIQFDLFTVGSEAATPVDKLMLANGKSRLPLIISDTEIEELENWMDAFEEKLEPLQYFILPGGGKSATFLHAARTICRRAERSLVFLNESEEVRPELIKYLNRLSDYLFVLARYISKINNEPEEYWNPNER from the coding sequence ATGAAAATTTACACGAAAACAGGAGATAAAGGACAGACCGCTTTATATGGCGGAACAAGAGTTTCCAAAGCCAGTGCAAGGGTAGACAGCTACGGAAATATAGATGAGCTTAATTCATTCATTGGTATTTCCAAAAGTCATATTGAAGATGAAGAAGTTTTAAAACAGCTGAAGAAAATTCAGTTTGATCTCTTTACAGTAGGATCGGAAGCAGCAACACCTGTTGATAAGCTAATGTTAGCCAATGGAAAATCACGTCTTCCATTAATCATTTCAGATACAGAAATCGAAGAACTGGAAAACTGGATGGATGCATTTGAAGAAAAGCTGGAGCCGCTTCAGTACTTTATTCTTCCCGGTGGTGGAAAATCAGCCACATTTTTACATGCTGCAAGAACCATCTGCAGAAGGGCAGAACGTTCCCTTGTTTTTCTGAACGAATCTGAAGAAGTGCGCCCGGAGCTCATCAAATACCTGAACAGGCTTTCGGATTATCTTTTTGTTCTGGCAAGATATATTTCAAAAATCAATAACGAACCGGAAGAATATTGGAACCCGAATGAAAGATAA